Proteins from a single region of Segatella copri:
- a CDS encoding DUF3575 domain-containing protein, producing MKRLILALVLLIFVSLANYAQNTGVKSNLLYWATTTPNLGVETALGKKHTAQVFFGFNPWKQSGGDQSSLRHWLLQPEYRYWFCQSFNGWFLGVHAMGGQFNAGGVKLPLGIFKSLRDHRYEGWYVGGGVTAGYQWPLSKHWNLETSVGFGYDYIQYDKFKCGACGEKEKSSHDNYVGPTKAAISLIYML from the coding sequence GTGAAACGATTAATTTTAGCTTTAGTGTTACTCATATTTGTATCGCTAGCTAATTATGCGCAAAACACGGGAGTCAAGTCCAACCTCTTATATTGGGCTACAACAACTCCTAATCTCGGTGTCGAGACTGCCTTAGGCAAGAAGCATACCGCTCAGGTATTCTTTGGCTTCAATCCTTGGAAACAGTCCGGTGGCGACCAGTCAAGCCTTCGTCATTGGCTTTTGCAACCAGAATACCGTTACTGGTTCTGCCAGAGCTTCAATGGCTGGTTCTTGGGTGTTCATGCCATGGGCGGACAGTTTAATGCAGGAGGAGTGAAGTTACCCCTTGGCATATTCAAATCACTACGCGACCATCGCTATGAAGGATGGTATGTAGGTGGTGGTGTGACCGCTGGTTATCAATGGCCTCTTTCCAAGCACTGGAACCTGGAAACCTCTGTAGGTTTCGGATATGATTATATCCAGTACGACAAGTTCAAGTGCGGTGCCTGTGGCGAGAAGGAGAAGTCATCTCATGACAACTACGTGGGTCCTACCAAGGCAGCCATTTCTCTTATTTATATGTTGTAA
- a CDS encoding DUF3868 domain-containing protein produces the protein MKDFKNYILLFSSLLMAMPLAAQDCKSLKLAAEKIQVSNVQMSHHNDLVTVAMDLNLDSLDLPTNNQLVYTPMIKHKGELLKMPEIVINGRRQQIMFDRGVGKKQLQLSPQAFVVKRDNKKQQTVKYLASVPLSSKVRNYDLEIHEDLCGCGDLQDGNDFTVSRRRQPVASFVRPEVEAIKVRHLDKRAYIDFPVDRIELHPDYRRNPEQLDSIIRTINALKEDKNLEVSGINIHGYASPESPYTHNDYLAKNRAKTLTEYVRRMVKLPNNLFTVSSTPEDWDGLIAYIKGSNLEHKDAILAIIADKSLNPDARELKIKKQYPSEYRFMLDTWYPALRHSDYHITYKVKPFDVEEAKEIIKTKPQQLSQEEMFMVAQTYEPGSKEFNDVMEVAVRMFPENETANLNAAITRLNAGDADGAKSYLDKAGTCADAQNARGVYEMLKGNEKQARYYLEQAAKAGVASAKENLQNL, from the coding sequence ATGAAAGATTTTAAGAACTACATATTATTATTCAGCTCTCTTTTGATGGCTATGCCTCTTGCAGCTCAGGATTGCAAGAGTCTCAAATTGGCTGCTGAAAAGATTCAGGTATCTAATGTACAGATGTCTCATCATAATGACCTGGTTACGGTTGCGATGGATCTGAATCTTGATTCCCTGGATCTCCCTACTAACAACCAGCTTGTGTATACTCCGATGATCAAGCATAAGGGAGAGTTGCTCAAGATGCCTGAGATTGTTATCAACGGTAGAAGACAGCAGATCATGTTTGACCGAGGGGTTGGAAAGAAACAGTTGCAGCTTTCTCCTCAGGCTTTCGTGGTGAAGCGAGACAACAAGAAGCAGCAGACCGTGAAGTATCTGGCATCAGTTCCTCTGTCTTCCAAGGTAAGGAACTACGATCTCGAAATTCACGAGGACCTCTGCGGTTGTGGTGATCTGCAGGATGGCAATGATTTCACGGTTTCTCGCCGTCGCCAGCCTGTAGCTTCTTTCGTCCGTCCGGAGGTAGAGGCAATCAAGGTCCGTCATCTTGATAAGCGTGCTTATATTGATTTCCCGGTAGACCGCATAGAGTTGCATCCAGATTATCGCCGTAATCCGGAACAGTTGGATAGCATCATCCGCACCATCAATGCATTGAAGGAAGATAAGAATCTCGAAGTGAGCGGCATCAATATTCATGGTTATGCATCACCGGAGAGTCCTTACACCCATAATGATTATCTGGCAAAGAACCGTGCCAAGACGCTGACCGAATATGTCCGCCGAATGGTGAAGTTGCCAAACAACCTCTTCACGGTTTCTTCTACTCCAGAGGATTGGGATGGTCTGATAGCTTATATTAAAGGTAGCAACCTGGAGCATAAGGATGCCATTCTGGCGATTATTGCCGATAAGAGTCTGAATCCGGATGCCCGCGAGTTGAAGATTAAGAAGCAGTATCCTTCAGAGTATCGCTTTATGCTCGACACCTGGTATCCAGCCCTCCGCCATTCCGACTACCACATTACTTATAAGGTGAAACCTTTTGATGTGGAAGAGGCAAAGGAGATCATCAAAACCAAGCCACAGCAGTTGAGCCAGGAGGAGATGTTCATGGTAGCCCAGACTTACGAGCCAGGCAGCAAGGAGTTTAATGATGTGATGGAAGTAGCTGTCCGCATGTTCCCGGAGAATGAGACAGCGAATCTGAATGCAGCCATAACCCGCTTGAATGCCGGTGATGCAGATGGTGCGAAATCATATCTCGACAAGGCAGGAACCTGTGCCGATGCCCAGAATGCCCGAGGTGTCTATGAGATGCTGAAGGGCAACGAGAAGCAAGCTCGTTATTATCTGGAGCAGGCAGCCAAGGCTGGTGTTGCTTCTGCAAAAGAAAATTTACAGAATCTATAA
- a CDS encoding Mfa1 family fimbria major subunit (Members of this family are fimbrial shaft proteins (major subunit proteins), found in the Bacteriodetes. The family is named for Mfa1 from Porphyromonas gingivalis, and is related to but distinct from the family of FimA from the species.) gives MKKTLLFSVALAGLMLGSCSSSDDLNGGGNSTGSNQSGSGYVSLSLNLPTRSGSMSRAENDNFDDGLADEYAVKNGTLLLFEGADEANATFAGAYVLKNLSMNLVGATNDNITTTTKITQKINNGLSSDTKSFYAIVVLNNNGTLAVDETNATLKVNGEDFPPTKKISDLQSLELTKNASAFRTTGFLMMNAPLSSVKGGETSPTGATVSVASKIDKDHIYATEALAKANSSATIYVERALAKVDVIASKPTGNLDDAPTVPYTVKGWVLDNTNKKTYYLRNTSKFSDWLSLKTTSSTPTKPYRFVGDNPMESSVQLYRTYWAKDPNYDVKPSTLSDHFNTIGNTAPTSLNNLGEHDYCLENTFSVPQQNQDVTTRVIIAAQLKNDGKTFYVVNDNESQLLDEVNMKKAVKSAFLNNTDVQAWINTGLKDGKKIDEGDLDVTVASTAGNNAPTISVNATGDAKYTSGAAPTVTTDITNIMKAIKVATYENGISYYPVRIKHFGDELTPWKKGETPEPTVSLGAYPSTKQAENYLGRYGVLRNNWYTIDVTGIKKLGSPVVPEVIGDPDDELAAYISVKINVLSWAKRTQGATLGE, from the coding sequence ATGAAGAAAACTTTATTATTTTCCGTTGCATTGGCAGGGCTGATGCTCGGTTCTTGTTCAAGTAGCGATGATCTGAATGGTGGTGGTAACAGCACAGGTTCTAATCAGAGCGGTAGTGGCTATGTTTCGCTTTCATTGAATTTGCCTACACGTAGTGGTTCTATGAGTCGTGCTGAGAACGACAATTTTGATGATGGACTTGCTGACGAGTATGCTGTTAAAAATGGTACCTTGCTTCTGTTTGAGGGTGCTGATGAGGCTAATGCAACATTTGCTGGAGCATACGTATTAAAGAATTTGAGTATGAACTTGGTTGGAGCTACAAATGATAATATTACAACCACAACCAAAATTACCCAAAAAATCAATAATGGTTTAAGTTCTGATACTAAAAGTTTCTATGCTATTGTTGTATTGAATAACAATGGAACACTTGCTGTTGATGAAACTAATGCTACCTTGAAAGTAAATGGTGAAGATTTTCCTCCAACTAAGAAAATTTCAGATTTGCAAAGCTTAGAGTTAACAAAGAATGCTTCTGCTTTTAGAACAACAGGTTTCTTGATGATGAATGCTCCTTTGTCAAGTGTTAAAGGTGGAGAAACTTCTCCAACTGGTGCTACAGTCTCTGTTGCTTCAAAGATAGATAAGGATCATATTTATGCTACAGAGGCTTTGGCTAAGGCTAATTCTTCTGCAACTATTTATGTAGAACGTGCATTGGCAAAGGTAGATGTTATTGCTTCAAAACCTACAGGTAATTTGGATGATGCTCCAACTGTACCATATACTGTTAAGGGTTGGGTATTGGATAATACCAATAAGAAGACCTATTATTTGAGAAATACTTCAAAATTTTCAGATTGGCTTTCTTTGAAGACTACATCATCAACTCCTACAAAGCCTTATCGTTTTGTTGGTGATAATCCTATGGAAAGTAGTGTTCAGTTGTATCGTACATATTGGGCAAAAGACCCTAACTACGACGTTAAGCCTAGCACCCTATCTGACCATTTCAATACAATAGGTAATACTGCGCCTACATCCTTGAATAATCTCGGTGAACATGACTACTGTTTGGAAAATACCTTCTCAGTTCCTCAGCAGAATCAGGATGTAACTACACGTGTTATTATTGCTGCGCAGCTTAAAAATGATGGTAAGACTTTCTATGTAGTTAATGACAACGAGAGTCAGTTGCTTGATGAAGTTAATATGAAGAAGGCTGTTAAGAGTGCATTCTTGAACAATACTGACGTACAAGCATGGATTAATACAGGCTTGAAGGATGGTAAAAAAATTGATGAAGGTGATTTGGATGTTACTGTTGCTAGTACAGCAGGTAATAACGCACCTACCATTTCTGTCAATGCTACAGGTGATGCTAAATATACCTCTGGTGCAGCCCCAACTGTGACCACAGATATTACAAACATTATGAAAGCAATCAAGGTTGCTACTTATGAGAATGGTATTTCATACTATCCTGTAAGAATTAAGCATTTTGGTGACGAATTGACTCCATGGAAGAAGGGGGAAACTCCAGAACCAACTGTAAGTCTAGGTGCATATCCATCCACTAAGCAGGCAGAAAATTATCTTGGTCGTTATGGTGTACTCCGTAATAACTGGTATACTATTGACGTGACAGGTATCAAGAAACTTGGTTCCCCAGTTGTTCCTGAGGTTATTGGTGATCCTGATGATGAATTGGCTGCTTACATCTCTGTCAAGATCAACGTCCTTTCATGGGCTAAGCGTACACAGGGAGCAACTCTCGGTGAGTAA
- a CDS encoding FimB/Mfa2 family fimbrial subunit, which produces MIAQKINKWLKGVMAAAMTLTVATSCHDMWHQDYSDCPNGVYVKFKYDYNLQRADMFNDHVGQVTLYVFDENGNYITQQTETNSALSSPLKDPNYVMHVENLQPGKYQLLALAGQNAYADQLTSGRAKFVRTAPSATADKMQKLEVNLDHENRGEYDEVVNNSLPLDTLWHGKLLEAVEVSSSKPSYATIPLVRDTKKINVALRDLDSPQDMDVNDYTMTIEDHNARILWDNSLDESRKLIYTPHATWNTVDEDEQGKIAHADFMTSRILKHEDYNQDGRLLIKSKETGNTVVNVDLPDLLSRLRTSEEYSYSAQEFLDRAYDYKLQFFIQGGKLKYCYITISVNVLSWSKRIQFEELEK; this is translated from the coding sequence ATGATAGCGCAGAAGATAAATAAATGGTTAAAGGGTGTCATGGCAGCTGCCATGACCCTGACCGTCGCGACCTCATGTCACGATATGTGGCACCAGGATTACAGCGACTGCCCTAATGGTGTATATGTGAAGTTTAAGTATGATTATAACCTCCAGCGTGCCGACATGTTCAACGACCATGTTGGACAGGTAACGCTGTATGTATTCGACGAGAACGGAAACTATATAACCCAACAGACCGAGACGAATTCTGCGCTATCATCGCCTCTCAAAGACCCAAATTATGTGATGCACGTCGAGAACCTGCAGCCAGGTAAATATCAGCTCCTTGCCCTTGCCGGACAGAATGCATACGCCGACCAGTTAACTTCAGGCCGCGCCAAGTTCGTTCGTACCGCTCCATCGGCTACAGCAGATAAGATGCAGAAACTGGAAGTGAATCTCGATCATGAAAATAGGGGAGAGTATGATGAGGTTGTCAACAACAGCCTTCCTCTCGATACCCTCTGGCATGGTAAGCTGCTGGAGGCAGTAGAGGTATCATCCTCAAAACCGTCTTATGCAACCATCCCTCTGGTGCGTGATACCAAGAAGATCAATGTGGCGCTTCGTGACCTTGACTCTCCACAGGATATGGATGTCAACGACTACACGATGACCATCGAAGACCATAATGCCCGCATCCTTTGGGATAACTCTCTCGATGAGAGCCGTAAACTCATTTATACCCCTCATGCTACATGGAATACGGTAGATGAGGACGAGCAGGGCAAGATAGCCCATGCTGACTTTATGACTTCCCGCATTCTGAAGCACGAAGATTACAACCAGGATGGCCGACTCCTCATTAAGAGTAAGGAGACCGGAAATACGGTAGTCAATGTAGACTTGCCAGACCTCTTGAGTCGTCTTCGTACAAGCGAGGAGTACAGTTACAGTGCACAGGAATTCCTAGACCGTGCCTACGATTACAAACTTCAGTTCTTTATTCAGGGTGGCAAGCTCAAGTATTGCTACATCACCATCAGCGTGAATGTACTGAGTTGGAGTAAGCGCATCCAGTTCGAAGAACTCGAAAAATAA